Sequence from the Psilocybe cubensis strain MGC-MH-2018 chromosome 10, whole genome shotgun sequence genome:
GCTTTGCATACTGGCCCTATTCGTCAGGTCAATTCTTCAGCTATTATCACCACTAGATATTGGAAGATTTAAAGGCACCAGTTTAAGATCCCGAAGCAGGCTCAAAGCTTGTGTCACGGGATTAAATCCATACATCGTAAAGTACATGTTTGCGACGGGCTTTCCAGGAACAAGAGCGCCTCCCAGCATCTAGAAATGGTCAAGATTCGCTACATCGAATAAAAGTTGATAGAAGTGACTACCTGAACCATATTTTCAATACTGGGAGCATATCCAACCGTTGCGTACAGCTGGTACAAATTTCAGTGATGTACTACCCGCCATTGTACTGAATCACTCACTGTCCCTATGATGGGCACAAACATCCACGCAAAGATTAGAGCTATAAAAAACGCCCACCAGGGAAGCCCGGATTTTGCTGCATACGTTGTTCCTAACGATATTGCAATCGTGACAATCAAAACAACCAGATACCACCAATTCGAGATCTCTTTGTAGACCTAGATAGACAATGTAAGAATGTGCAAGGATGCCACGAGATAGACTTCACCTTCATTCTACGGTAATGCGGGTCGTCACAGTCATTCTTCTGAGTTTCAGGATAGGTTAGATTAGAGTTCTCCCAATTGTTAGATAAAGCAACTCACACGGCTGTTTCGTACAATCTGATATACAGTTGGATAGTGCCATACAAGGAAATGGGTGATTGCGGCTAGCGACGAGTAAAACGCGTAAGCAGGGTGAGCATGCAACTAAAAGCAAAAACGTACCGCCAATGTACATTGTCCTGCTAATTTTGAATAACAACTGAGAGGCGGCATACCATGGGAGACCCTTGATAGAGGATTCAATCAATTATTAGGCTCGGCAACACACTTGCTAACCTCTTGAGCTAGCTTTTCTTCATTTAAGGTGAAGTCACTGTTTAAAATTTTAAGCTGGTCGTATTTGGTCCCTGCATGTTCCAGTGTTCCCAGAAATGAGTCTTGAATTTTATTTAACTAATAAAAATAACTGCTAACCATTTTCGTAGAATAACAATTGCGTCAAAAATGGGAAGTTCTGAGTATTCCAGGTGTTGGAAGCATAACACGCACAGAACGCGATACTGGACGAAATGCCTCAGTAAAACAAGTACTAATGGTCAAAATGTTTAGAAATTTGACTGACATGCACACCAAACAGCCCCCGTAAAGTGACAGCTGGGTCGATAAAGGTGTAAACAATGCTCCAATCGAGTTTCCTCCGGGTCCGATATATGCCCAATCAAAGGAAAGTGAAAAGACCCCCAGTCCTTCGTTACCAGCAGCTCCGCCTATAGAAGGATGAATCGATATTCAAGATCTAATAAAAAAATCCGCACCAAAGATCCGCGTGAACCAAGCGCTGTCTTGATTAGCTAAGCAGAAGATACTAACACCCGTTAGTGTTCTGAAGATACGGATTCAGTGAGTAGAGTGTAGGAGAAAAGACGGAGAAACTCCTACGGAGCAATATATTCCTAGCCCTCAAAGTTAGTAATTCCTGAATACGATGCTTGATCGAAGTGTCACCCACAGGGAACCACTCCCAAACAAAAATCGCGATAAAGATGACCCAGAAGAACTTTAATCGCTTTTTTTGCATGACAGCCGCTTGTCCGCGATGCAGTGCATCGAATAATTGAACACTTGGGATGAGTTGTGGGTACAGTGCAAATGTCGGGTATACAAGGAAGCTCCTCATAATACCTATAAGAGAGTTTCAAAGATTTAGCCTGTTACAAGTTGTATTAAACGTCGAGAGAGATATATACCCGCTGTACCATACCCAATTAATTGAGAACCTATGAGGCTATGATTTGATCATTTTCAGTCAATGAACGACTTGCCCTCGCTAATGTGGGGAAATATACGCACGTGAAAATGCCTACTGCAGCGTTAGGTTTAACATTGTAATACAAGTCTTGTGCTGCGAATATGCTGATGGCCAGGGCCGACGACGAGGCAGTCGAAGCCATGATCGTTATTGCTACATGTTCCTTGATATCTGCGGAGCGTAAGTCCAAGTCTCCTGACGTCTAAATGGATAGTACATACTAAAAGGCCCAGGGTTAAAGAACCTAATATAAACTTTACATTATGAAACCTACGCTTTTGGTACAGTGCTACTTACCTCCAGAAGCGTGAGTCAGACGTTTTGAATCTCGAGTTACCAGGACCAGGTAGTAGTTCTTCCAACACCTGCGACTCGTAAATCACTGTAGTTACAGTAATCTGGGGGATATACATACCTTGCCCATGATGTATGATATGATCTAATGCGAAAGCCGAACGAGAGATTTACATCTTGCATTCAAGGCAATGGATTAAAATTTACCTGAAGGAACAGCTGGCTGACTGTTAACTTCAGGGTAAGATCGTAAGTCGACTGGTGCACGAAAGTAATAGTTACATACCGTTTGAGGTCGAAAGTACTGAGCCGAAAAGGGTCAATGTTTACAGGCAGAAAAATCTATGCGAAAAGGACATACAAAAATTTGGCCCAGCACAGCGCCAAAGCATGACAATCCAATAGACAAAAACCACATTCTGAAAGTCCATATAGGTAAGGTGGGGTCATCATCAAGGGACAACAATCGAGTTGAATAATCCAAATCAGTTTCTGTTATGTCGAATGGTACAATCTTTGCGATACATATCGAGCACATAAACATACCGATTGGCCTTTCTTTTCCGTCCTCCCCTAAGTCAATGAGACGTGGACCATCGGCGAACACCTCGCCAATCTCGGAGCTAGTGACTTCGGCTGCGCCTGTGCTGTCGTCCAAAGTTGTTAGAATCTTTTCCTTCGCGTCATATTTCTCCTCGTCCATGGAAGACGGGGGTTTCTCAGACGCCACTTGAACGGACATGGTCTGCCACCTACAGGCAAAAGACACCTAGAGAGCAGTATCTTGTACGAAAACCGCCCCGCTTCGAATATGTCCTTCGGCATTCAGCAGATGCTAACGTGAAGAGATAACACTATCATCTGACCCCTTGCGTGAGATAGCGCGATACTAGGAGAGTTGTGGAGTGATAAAAATACCAATATTTTCTCGCATAGCCGCGTGCCCAGCATCTCGTCTCTCAAACTAATTTTTCGGAGATAGACTTGTAGTCCAATATCATAGCAGCATTATACCTGCAAATCGTTGTGACAAGTGACCTGTTGGCCCGTGCCGTCGACTGccaaaaaattgaagtttGAAAGTACGCATGCTTTGACCGGATAACAGGGAATCATTCTTGTAATAGAACGCATTTAGATCGCGTTCGAAGCCAAAGGAGGACATTTTAGCCATATGGCTATGGCTGCGGTGTTTTGATACGCTGATAAGACTTCGTAGGCTGTTTCTTTCCGTGATACGAGTAAGATGttgaaaaaataaatattGTGGAGGTAACGGCTCGAAGTGCATGGTCTATATTGTAAGACACGAGACTGCGGTAAGCGGCAACCTAATTCAAGGATACATTGTGACCAACCAAACCGTAGGGGTAGAAGCTTGCTTACCTTGACCTGTCTAAGTTATGCTAATCTTTCACGTTTTCTTGTCCGCCAGATGATACTGTGCGGAACTTCTCTATACCCACACTTAGCCTGAAGCCTCAACCTCAGAGCCCTCAGATCTGAAGGAGAAGATTATAATGGAGCTGGGAGGTATAGATCGATGTCCATATTTCTTGTAGATTAAGAAGCTGGCCAACAAGGGCCTCGAGGAGGGATTGCAAAGGGTCGAAACGATTGTTTGGATTCAAAAAAATCCAATTATTTCCGTCACGTGGTGCAGCACGACATCGGACGCGTGGATTTGTACGCGAAAAGTTG
This genomic interval carries:
- a CDS encoding Oligopeptide transporter 3, whose translation is MSVQVASEKPPSSMDEEKYDAKEKILTTLDDSTGAAEVTSSEIGEVFADGPRLIDLGEDGKERPIETDLDYSTRLLSLDDDPTLPIWTFRMWFLSIGLSCFGAVLGQIFYFRPQTLTVSQLFLQIISYIMGKVLEELLPGPGNSRFKTSDSRFWRFFNPGPFNIKEHVAITIMASTASSSALAISIFAAQDLYYNVKPNAAVGIFTLIGSQLIGYGTAGIMRSFLVYPTFALYPQLIPSVQLFDALHRGQAAVMQKKRLKFFWVIFIAIFVWEWFPEYIAPTLTGVSIFCLANQDSAWFTRIFGGAAGNEGLGVFSLSFDWAYIGPGGNSIGALFTPLSTQLSLYGGCLVCIIAFCACYASNTWNTQNFPFLTQLLFYENGTKYDQLKILNSDFTLNEEKLAQEGLPWYAASQLLFKISRTMYIGAAITHFLVWHYPTVYQIVRNSRKNDCDDPHYRRMKVYKEISNWWYLVVLIVTIAISLGTTYAAKSGLPWWAFFIALIFAWMFVPIIGTLYATVGYAPSIENMVQMLGGALVPGKPVANMYFTMYGFNPVTQALSLLRDLKLGQYAKLPPRVTFTVQTVGTIAGGLLNFVIAKTILESQRTILLAVQGSNVWSGQQVQSYNSDAVSWGALGKPLYAPGTRYGFVPYMLLVGLGFPLPFWFLHRKYPKVGFNLVFTPVLVAELGFLSVGINSAVFTRFGVTILSQYYLRKYRATWFRKYNFLLSAALDGGTSVMIFVFTFAVGGGSGKVTQFPTWALNPKGNPDYCKRLSD